Proteins encoded by one window of Geobacter sp. DSM 9736:
- a CDS encoding alkaline phosphatase family protein, whose protein sequence is MVEVAPVNRTVVINMVGLSSSLLGPDTPRINQLASSRARVRPLCPAVTCSMQATYLTGKLPGEHGIVGNGWYFRDLSEVFFWRQSNRLVQGEKVWHAGRKRDRSFTCANSFWWYNMATDADWSVTPRPIYCADGRKIPDCYTAPGHLREDFTRRFGRFPLFRFWGPATSIESSRWIADAAMALEEQFRPILHLIYLPHLDYCLQKVGSRAEAVSKDLREIDTLFGTLADFFLGRGCRLILLSEYGISQVDNPVHPNRILREAGLLGVKTDLGREYLDPGAGRAFAVADHQIAHVYVRGKRDVEAIKSLFLAVPGIEHVLDVDGKRGWGLDHERSGELILVACEGSWFTYYFWEEDARAPDYARTVNIHAKPGYDPCELFLDPRIRFPALKVGTFLMKQRLGFRGLMEVIPLDARVVRGSHGRVPEDRGEWPLLVSSENRLVQDHLLQATDVCKTILDHVFID, encoded by the coding sequence GTGGTTGAGGTCGCGCCTGTGAACCGCACCGTCGTCATAAACATGGTGGGGCTGTCTTCATCGCTTCTCGGCCCGGACACCCCGCGCATAAACCAGCTTGCCTCCTCTCGTGCGCGTGTGAGGCCGCTCTGTCCCGCGGTAACCTGCTCCATGCAAGCCACCTACCTCACCGGGAAGCTTCCCGGTGAGCACGGGATCGTCGGGAACGGCTGGTACTTCCGGGACCTCTCGGAGGTATTTTTCTGGCGCCAGTCGAATCGTCTCGTCCAGGGGGAGAAGGTATGGCATGCCGGGAGGAAGCGTGACCGGTCCTTCACCTGCGCCAACAGCTTCTGGTGGTACAACATGGCGACGGACGCCGACTGGAGCGTCACACCCCGGCCGATCTACTGTGCCGACGGGCGCAAGATCCCCGACTGCTACACCGCTCCCGGCCATCTCAGGGAGGATTTCACGAGGCGCTTCGGCCGCTTCCCCCTTTTCCGCTTCTGGGGCCCCGCCACATCCATCGAATCGAGCCGGTGGATCGCCGACGCAGCCATGGCATTGGAAGAGCAGTTCCGGCCGATTCTCCACCTTATATATCTCCCCCACCTGGACTACTGCCTCCAGAAGGTAGGATCGCGCGCAGAGGCAGTCTCGAAGGATCTGCGGGAGATCGATACCCTCTTCGGCACCCTGGCAGACTTCTTCCTCGGCCGCGGCTGCCGACTGATCCTGCTTTCCGAATATGGGATCTCGCAGGTGGATAACCCCGTCCACCCGAACCGGATTCTCCGGGAGGCTGGGCTGCTCGGCGTGAAGACCGACCTGGGGCGGGAGTATCTCGATCCGGGCGCCGGCAGGGCGTTCGCGGTTGCCGATCACCAGATCGCCCATGTCTACGTGCGGGGCAAACGGGACGTGGAGGCGATAAAGTCACTCTTTCTGGCTGTCCCTGGTATCGAGCATGTGCTCGATGTGGATGGGAAGAGGGGGTGGGGGCTTGACCACGAGCGTTCCGGAGAGCTGATTCTCGTGGCGTGCGAGGGGAGCTGGTTCACCTACTACTTCTGGGAGGAAGATGCCAGGGCGCCCGACTATGCTCGGACGGTGAACATCCACGCGAAGCCGGGGTATGATCCCTGCGAGCTTTTCCTCGATCCGCGGATCCGGTTCCCCGCCCTGAAGGTCGGGACATTTCTTATGAAGCAGCGGCTCGGCTTCCGTGGACTCATGGAGGTGATACCTTTAGACGCACGTGTCGTACGGGGCTCCCATGGCAGAGTCCCGGAGGATCGGGGGGAATGGCCTCTCCTCGTCTCATCGGAGAACCGTCTCGTGCAGGACCACCTGCTTCAGGCCACAGACGTCTGCAAGACCATACTCGACCATGTCTTCATCGACTAG
- a CDS encoding UbiA family prenyltransferase, giving the protein MSSSTRVLPAGMYGYLQLCRVSNLPTVWVNVLAACLLSGGDLSWLKVSLLLTGISMAYCGGMAMNDCVDSAADTLHRPERPIPSGRITVTQGTVLYVILFFFAVVTFAAAGGIPAFAAGIFLLILIVLYNLVHNLSPLSVIPMAGCRFMIYVVSGLACSGTLSFPLLALATVQFGYILLLSLAARLEKGGKVKRRGMPLVPVMLAGIPVVDGIALAFVVGPGWFTAGIAGGAATLAFQRKVRGD; this is encoded by the coding sequence ATGTCTTCATCGACTAGAGTGCTCCCAGCCGGAATGTACGGCTACCTGCAGTTGTGCCGGGTGAGCAACCTGCCCACGGTCTGGGTCAATGTGCTTGCAGCCTGCCTTCTGTCCGGGGGGGATTTGTCGTGGCTGAAAGTGTCACTGCTCCTGACGGGAATATCAATGGCCTACTGCGGCGGAATGGCCATGAACGATTGCGTTGACTCTGCTGCCGATACGCTTCACCGGCCCGAACGGCCTATCCCGTCAGGGAGGATCACCGTCACTCAGGGGACGGTGCTGTATGTAATCCTCTTCTTTTTTGCCGTGGTGACTTTTGCAGCGGCCGGCGGTATCCCTGCTTTTGCCGCTGGTATTTTCCTTCTGATCCTTATTGTCCTGTACAACCTTGTCCACAATCTCTCACCCCTCTCCGTTATTCCCATGGCCGGATGCCGCTTCATGATATACGTCGTCTCCGGCCTCGCATGCTCGGGGACGCTTAGCTTTCCCCTTCTTGCGCTGGCAACGGTGCAGTTCGGTTATATCCTGCTCCTGTCGCTGGCCGCGCGGCTAGAAAAGGGGGGAAAGGTGAAACGAAGGGGAATGCCGCTAGTGCCGGTTATGCTGGCAGGCATTCCTGTAGTCGACGGTATAGCGTTGGCGTTCGTGGTGGGACCGGGCTGGTTTACAGCCGGTATCGCGGGTGGAGCGGCGACCCTGGCGTTTCAGAGGAAGGTGAGGGGGGATTGA
- a CDS encoding HigA family addiction module antitoxin, with amino-acid sequence MKRDLPPVHPGEILLEDFLKPMGITRYRLSKSIAVPQRRIDEICAGKRSITADTALRLARFFGTDAQSWMNLQAEYDLEVAEITMAERIEREVKPLKDAA; translated from the coding sequence ATGAAACGCGACCTGCCTCCTGTTCACCCCGGTGAAATTCTTCTGGAAGACTTCCTCAAGCCAATGGGCATAACCCGCTATCGCCTGTCCAAGTCCATCGCCGTACCACAGCGTCGTATTGATGAAATCTGCGCAGGGAAGCGGTCCATCACTGCGGATACCGCCCTGCGCCTGGCGAGGTTCTTCGGCACCGACGCCCAGAGCTGGATGAACCTTCAGGCTGAATATGATCTTGAAGTTGCTGAAATCACCATGGCCGAGCGGATCGAGCGGGAGGTCAAGCCGTTAAAGGATGCGGCGTGA
- a CDS encoding type II toxin-antitoxin system RelE/ParE family toxin gives MIKSFACKETEKLFHGRFSAKLPQDVQRVAQRKLKQIHAAAALDFLRVPPGNRLEQLSGNRSGQWSIRINDQWRICFQWADGNALDVELVDYH, from the coding sequence GTGATCAAATCATTTGCTTGCAAGGAAACGGAAAAACTGTTTCATGGTCGGTTCTCGGCGAAATTGCCGCAGGACGTGCAGCGTGTAGCACAACGCAAGCTGAAACAGATACATGCCGCGGCGGCTCTCGATTTTCTTCGGGTCCCTCCGGGAAACCGGCTGGAGCAGCTTTCCGGAAACCGCAGCGGTCAATGGAGTATCAGAATTAACGACCAGTGGAGAATCTGCTTTCAATGGGCCGACGGCAATGCACTTGACGTGGAGCTGGTAGATTACCATTGA